The nucleotide sequence CCGCGTCGACCGCCGGCCCGACCGACGTGACGACCATGCCGCGCGAGCCCCACGCCGGTCCGGGGCTATCGGCGCGGCCCGCGGGCGCGAGCAGGAGACACAGCGCGAGGAGCACGACCACGACCCGGTGCGGCTGGGGGGAACGCATGGCCGCCGACCGTATCACAGGCGCGGCGCCGTGCTAGCGTCGGGTCCCCATGCGTATCCTGGCCGCGTTCGCGTGCATCTCACTCGCCCTCGCGTCCTGCCGCGCGCGCGCGCCCGAAGGCCCCACCGCAGTGATTCGCGTCCGCAACTTCGGCGAGATCCGCATCGAGCTCGCGCCGAAGCTGGCGCCGAGACACGTCGCGGCCTTCAGCGGGCTCGCCGCCGCGCACTTCTACGACGGCACCACCTTCCACCGCGTGATTCCGAGCTTCATGATCCAGGGCGGCGACCCCAACTCGAAGGACGCCGACCCCATGAACGACGGCACGGGCGGCCCGGGCTACACGCTGCAGCCCGAGTTCAGTGACTCGCCGCATGTGCCCGGCACGCTCTCGATGGCGCGCCGCTCCGAGCCCGACAGCGCCGGGAGTCAGTTCTTCATCATGACCACCGGCTCGGAATCGTGGCGCCCGCAGCTCGACCGCCAGTACACGGTGTTCGGCCACGTGCGCTCCGGCCAGGACGTCGTCGACCGTATCTCCGCCGTGCCGCGCGACCGCCGCGACCGCCCGCTCGAGAACGTGGTCGTCGATTCGATCACGATCGAGCCCTCCCCCACGCGCTGAGCCGCTTCTCATCGCCATTTCTGCAACTCACCGTCGACCCCGCGGGTCAGACCTGGCAAATGCGAAGTCCGCTCCGATTCGCGGCGACGATCGGACCGTGGTGAGCAGCCACCTCCCCCTCCTGTAAGCCCGATCCGACCCCCCGGGCCCGCCCCGAGGAAGCCGCACCCGCGCCGGACTCCCCCAACCCGGCGCGGGGAATCGGCGGGCGGAAGCGCCACTGGCACGGTGGCGTGACGACCGCCCCACCCTGCGCCATACTGCGCGCCCGCTCTGCCCGCCCCCCGTGGGGCCTGTCCGATTTCTTCCGTGGCGCGGTAGCTCAGTTGGTAGAGCAGCGGACTGAAAATCCGCGTGTCGGCGGTTCGATTCCGCCCTGCGCCACCATGGAACGCCCTTAGGGCCGCGCCGGACGCCGCGGGTTCGAGCGTGCGCTCGCTCCGCGCCAGCTCCTCGCGCTGCGCGGCTGAGCGCCGCGGCGCTCCCGCTCTCGCGCGCGGCTCGCGCGGGGAACCGCTCGACGCGCTCCCGCGTTTGAGATAGATAGGGCGCATGTCGTGGCGCCTCGCGCTGGCGCTAGTCGCCGCCGCGCTCCTCGCCCCGGCCGCGGGCGCGGAGCTCGGCGCCGAGCCGGTCGGGGGCGTGACTGTCCTGCCCGAACGGCCGGGACCGCACTGGTTCTGGCTGTCCGACGTGCTGTTGCACCGGACAGCGCTCTTCGACGCGGACTCGGGCGTGATGCTCGGGCTGCTCTCGTCCGGGACCGCGAACGTGGGCTTCGTGGTCGACCCCTTGTTCTCGCCCGACCACCGGGAGATCTACCTGGCCGAGAGCTTCTTCTCGCGCGGCGTGCGAGGCGAGCGCACCGACGTCGTGACCGTGTACGACGCGCGCACGCTCGAGCCCGTGCACGAGATCGCAATCCCGCCCAAGCGCGCCGAGTACTACCCCGGCAATGCGGCGAATGCGCTCTCGGACGACGGGAGCATCGCCGCGGTGTTCAACCTCACGCCGGCGCAATCGCTCTCGCTCGTCGACGTGCGCGGGCGGCGCTTCGTGACGGAAGTCGCGACCCCGGGCTGCGGGCTCGTGTTCGCCGCGGGACCACAGCGTTTCTTCATGCTGTGCGGCGACGGGTCGGCGTTGGTGGTGGCGCCCGGCAAGGACGGTGCCT is from Myxococcota bacterium and encodes:
- a CDS encoding amine dehydrogenase large subunit, with the protein product MSWRLALALVAAALLAPAAGAELGAEPVGGVTVLPERPGPHWFWLSDVLLHRTALFDADSGVMLGLLSSGTANVGFVVDPLFSPDHREIYLAESFFSRGVRGERTDVVTVYDARTLEPVHEIAIPPKRAEYYPGNAANALSDDGSIAAVFNLTPAQSLSLVDVRGRRFVTEVATPGCGLVFAAGPQRFFMLCGDGSALVVAPGKDGAWTLTRSKPFFDPNADPLTEKAVRCRDEWLFVSYEGIVHPVDVSGTELSFGKPWSLFDDAARAAKWRIGGNQHLAVHARTNRLYALVHQGPPDTHKQGGRDVWVYDLASHQRVQQIRLANSLAGMVRQQMGFAPRSTAAWLLAAVLPNPGADLIFVTQDDTPVLLAVSQGPMPVAVHDASSGEPVGEVAEAGLAATLVFGP
- a CDS encoding peptidylprolyl isomerase → MRILAAFACISLALASCRARAPEGPTAVIRVRNFGEIRIELAPKLAPRHVAAFSGLAAAHFYDGTTFHRVIPSFMIQGGDPNSKDADPMNDGTGGPGYTLQPEFSDSPHVPGTLSMARRSEPDSAGSQFFIMTTGSESWRPQLDRQYTVFGHVRSGQDVVDRISAVPRDRRDRPLENVVVDSITIEPSPTR